TGAGCTTGTCGCTCTCGGCCAGCGGCAGCGGTTCGTCGGGGTAGCTCGGGGTCAGCCAGGCGAGTTTGTCGGCGCCGACTTTCTGCGCCAGCACCAGGGCATTGATCTCTTCCGGCAGGTTGGCCGACTGGCTGAAGTTCAGCAGGCAGAAAATCAGCGCCGAATCTTCCGGCTTCCAGTACTCGGGCTTGTAGCCGGTGGCGGCCAGGTCCGGCGGCAGCTTGTCGCGGTAGCGGAACAGGTAGGCGTTGACCCCGCGGGCATAGACCTCGAAGAAGCGCTTGATCCGCGGGGAAGAAGCCTTGTAGAGCTCGCCGGCGCTGTTTTTCAGGTTGACCGCGCGCATGTAGCGGTCGACATCCAGCGCCTCCGGGCCGGACATTTCCGCCAGGCGGCCCTGGGCCAGCAGGCGCAGGGTGACCATCTGGTTGATCCGGTCGCTGGCATGCACATAACCCAGGGCGAACAGCGCATCGTGGAAGCTGTTGCTTTCGATCAGCGGCATGCCCAGGGCATTGCGCCGTACCGATACGTTCTGGGCCAGGCCCTTGAGCGGTTGCACGCCGGAGGTCGGCGGCAGGCTGTCCTGAGTGTTCCATGACTGGCAACCGGCCAGGCTGAGAACGCCGGCCACTGCCGCGGCAACGCCGAACCGGGGAAGAAAGTGTGAGAAGGCTGGCGAGGCCATGGCAAAGCTCCTGCGGGGGGTAGCGTCAATAAAGGCGCTACGTTAGTGAGCAGGCGAGTGCCGCGCAAGCGGGGCGCGAGAGTATTTCTGCGTGGCCGGATAAATAGCCGGCGCCGCCGCTGGGTGGCCGCCCGGAACAGAGCGGCCACCGCGGTCGGCGAGCGGACGACGGGCTGTCGGGGCTCAGGATTTGGGTGGATTGACCCGCTGCACGATGGCGTAGGCGCGAGTGGTGGCCGGGCGGTCGAGGATACGGTTGAACCAGCGGTGCAGGTGGGGGAAGTTTTCCAGGTCCTGGCTTTGCCACTTGTGGGAAACGATCCACGGGTAGATCGCCATGTCGGCGATGCTGTATTCGCTGCCGGCGACGAACTCCCGGTCCGCCAGGCGTCGGTCCAGCACGCCGTACAAACGGTCGGTTTCATCGACGTAGCGCTTGATCGCGTAAGGGATCTTTTCCGGGGCGAACTGGCTGAAATGATGGTTCTGCCCGGCCATCGGACCCAGCCCGCCCATCTGCCAGAACAGCCATTGCAGGGCTTCCTGGCGACCACGCAGGTCCTTGGGCAGGAATTGCCCGGTCTTTTCCGCCAGGTACAACAGGATGGCGCCAGACTCGAACAGCGACAGCGGCGCGCCGCCGTCGGCCGGCTGATGGTCGACGATGGCCGGGATCCGGTTGTTTGGTGCGATCTTCAGGAACTCGGGCTTGAACTGCTCGCCCTGGCCGATATTGACCGGGTGCACGCTGTAGGGCAGGCCGGCTTCCTCGAGGAACAGGGAGATTTTATGGCCGTTGGGGGTGGTCCAGTAATACAGATCGATCATGGAGCTCTCCAGATAAACGAAAGGACATTCTGTTACGGACAGCAGACGGCGGTATTCGGTCATCCGGTCTACATACGACGGCTTGCCTGTCAGGAGAGGTGATGTTGAAGTGCGCGAAATTCAATGACCCGATGTGAGAAAAATCAGCATGGAGCTTCAGACAAATGCGGCGCTGATCCTGATCGATCAACAGCAGGGCATCCTGCACCCCAGGCTCGGGCGGCGTAACAACCCCGGGGCCGAAGACCGCATCGCCGAGTTGCTGGCGTATTGGCGGCGGACGGCGCGGCCGCCGATCCACGTGCAGCACCTGTCCCGTAGCGAGCAGTCGGTGTTCTGGCCGGGGCAGTCGGGGGTGGAGTTCCAGCAGCGGTTTTTGCCGCAGGGCAGCGAGGCGGTGATTCGCAAGCAGGTACCGGACGCCTTCTGCGCCACGACCCTGGAAGCCGATTTGCGCCGGGCCGGGATCGGCCAGTTGGTGATAGTCGGCGTGGCGACCCACAATTCGGTGGAGTCGACGGCGCGCACCGCCGGCAACCTGGGGTTCGACACCTGGGTGGTGGAAGACGCCTGCTACACCTTCGACAAGGCCGACTTCTTTGGCCGGGCCCGCAGCGCCGAAGAGGTGCATGCCATGTCACTGGGCAACTTGCATGGCGAGTACGCGACGGTGATCGATTCGAAGCAGATCCTGCCACACGATCTGTAGGCCCGTAGGAGCGAAGCTTGCTCGCGATAGGGACGACTGGGTTGATCAAGGTGACCGAGTTGATCCCATCGCGAGCAAGCTTCGCTCCTACATGAAAGCAGGGGTTACGGCATCAGGCGCCGTGGCACTTCTTGAATTTCTTGCTGCTGCCACAAGGGCAAGGATCGTTGCGGCCGACATCTTTCAAGGCGTTGCGCACCGGCTCCTGGTGAGCGTGGTTGCAATGCGGACCGTGAACATGGCCGTGGTCGTGATCGTGGTGATCATGATCGTGGTTGCAGTCAGGGCCATGGACATGGGGTTGCTGGGTCATCGAGGTAGCTCCGGAATAAAATCGGCGGGAATTATCTCGCCTTTGCGCCTCAGGTGCACGTCATGACCGATGAATAATCCGGTTTCCAGCAGGCCTTCCAGACGATAGGGGATCGGTCGCTGCGGTTCCTTCAACCATTTCGCCACCTGACGCACCTGGGGCCACAGGTTGGTGCGCACCGGAACCTGGAAATAGGCGCTGCGTTTGGGGCCGACGGTGAACCAGTGTTCGTGCTCGCCCTCCGTGAGCAGGATGTCGCCCAGATAGACCCGGTATTCCAGGGCCCTGACCGTGAGATCGGCATCGTTGGGGTTGTCGACGCGAAAGTGCAGGCGCAGGCGCTGTTCCAGGACATTCGCCTTGATCACCTCGACCTTGACCAGATGGACCTGTGGATCGGGGCTGTCATCGGCGAACCATGAGGCGCATCCCGACAGCGCCAGCGCTGTGAGCAGCCCGAGTGTCCGTAGTGCGCGTAGCTGAGCGACCATGCCATTACTCCGTTTGAACTTCCAGTCTAGGCGCTGAGCGAGAAATGGCGGTGTGTCGGGGCCAGGGGCCGTTCGGATGTCGGTCAGCTGGTGAAGTAGCTGGCGCAGCACTTCTTGAACTTCTGCCCGCTGGCGCAGGGGCAGGCGTCATTGCGGCCGGCCTTGAGCTGCACGGTGGGGTCGATGAAATACCAGCGCCCGCCGTTCTGCACGAAGGACGAGCGCTCGCGGTGGCTGTGCTCGCCCTGGCTGTCGTGCCAGCGCGCGGTGAAGGTGACAAA
This portion of the Pseudomonas sp. MRSN 12121 genome encodes:
- a CDS encoding SEC-C metal-binding domain-containing protein produces the protein MTQQPHVHGPDCNHDHDHHDHDHGHVHGPHCNHAHQEPVRNALKDVGRNDPCPCGSSKKFKKCHGA
- a CDS encoding glutathione binding-like protein, with product MIDLYYWTTPNGHKISLFLEEAGLPYSVHPVNIGQGEQFKPEFLKIAPNNRIPAIVDHQPADGGAPLSLFESGAILLYLAEKTGQFLPKDLRGRQEALQWLFWQMGGLGPMAGQNHHFSQFAPEKIPYAIKRYVDETDRLYGVLDRRLADREFVAGSEYSIADMAIYPWIVSHKWQSQDLENFPHLHRWFNRILDRPATTRAYAIVQRVNPPKS
- a CDS encoding cysteine hydrolase family protein; translated protein: MELQTNAALILIDQQQGILHPRLGRRNNPGAEDRIAELLAYWRRTARPPIHVQHLSRSEQSVFWPGQSGVEFQQRFLPQGSEAVIRKQVPDAFCATTLEADLRRAGIGQLVIVGVATHNSVESTARTAGNLGFDTWVVEDACYTFDKADFFGRARSAEEVHAMSLGNLHGEYATVIDSKQILPHDL
- a CDS encoding LEA type 2 family protein → MVAQLRALRTLGLLTALALSGCASWFADDSPDPQVHLVKVEVIKANVLEQRLRLHFRVDNPNDADLTVRALEYRVYLGDILLTEGEHEHWFTVGPKRSAYFQVPVRTNLWPQVRQVAKWLKEPQRPIPYRLEGLLETGLFIGHDVHLRRKGEIIPADFIPELPR